TCTTTATACTCGACCATTGAATGAACAATTGATTGTGGGTGAATCACAACATCGATTTGCGAGTACGGAATACCAAATAGTAGATGCGCTTCAATAATCTCAAGACCCTTATTGAACATTGTTGCGGAATTTATACTTATCATGGGTCCCATATTCCATGTGGGATGGTCTAGGGCATCTTTAAGAGTTATACCCTCCAGGCTTTCCCTGTCATAAAAAGGCCCACCCGAAGCTGTCAGGATGAGCTTATTTACCTCGGAGAATTTTCCGGACTTCATGGCCTGCGCTATCGCAGAATGCTCTGAATCAACCGGCGTTATTTGACCTTTGAAGGTTGTCATGTCTAGGAAATATTTCCCGCCCATAATCAATGATTCTTTGTTCGCCAGCGCAAGCCGTTTGCCGGTCTTGAGCGTAGCGTATGTAGATAATAATCCAGCCGCGCCGGTTATGGCGTTTAGCACAACATCCGCCTCGGTAGCTTCTATAAGCTCTGCCGCTTCGCTCGCACCCTGTGCTGTGTTTTTCGTGCCAAGTACTTGCGCTTGCTCTCGAAGAAGACTTGTTTGCGTGCTAGCAGCGAGCCCTACAACCAGAAAACTATCGCGATTTTTTAAGATAAAGTCAATCGCTTGTGTTCCTATAGATCCGGTTGAGCCAACAATTATTACCCTCTGCACACTTGAAACTCTAGTACAATTTTCGTATCCGCATAAGACTTGTTAAGGGCTGTGTCTAATAGATCAACTGGTTCAGATGATTACATCGTCTCTGGCAAGTTCTCTATATCGTGGGCCTCACTTAGCCATGTTGGCCACCACCGAGAGTCTAATGAAGACAGCTACAGTGCAAAGCCCCCGCTATGGGTTGTTGCCGATGGCATGGGTGGTCATGCTTGTGGTGATATTGCCAGCGGAGTTGTTACATCTTTTCTGTCTGCTATATCTTCAGACTTTGTAAGTCCGCAGGATATTACTGGGGCTTTGCGACAAGCACTTGCAAGTCTTGCCAAAAAAATTGGCTCTACCACTGCGGGAACAACCCTATCGGGAATTGGACTCTCAAAAGTGGATAACCAACCAGCCTGGCTTGTTCTAAATCTCGGCGATAGCCGTGTTTATTGTATTGAATCTGGCAAGATACGTTTACTAACTGAAGATCATTCGATTGTTCACGAGATGATCAAAAGCGGCCAAATAACACCAGAAGAAGCTGCTATTCATCCTTATAACAACATCATAACCCGGGCAGTTAGTTTCAACAGCGAGCCCATTCCAGATTTTAGCTTTCTTCCGCTTCGCAGCGGCGTACGGTTTATTATTTGCTCTGATGGACTTACCAAAGAATTGAATGATGCGCAGATCGAGACGCATGCCACCCGTGGATCTCCTCGCGAGGCTGCTGAGAGTCTTTTATATGCAGCACTCTCTGCTGGGGGAAGGGACAATATTACGATTATCCTTCTTGATGTTCACGATAAGTAATATATCCCATTTCATTAGATGCCTACCTTGGTAGTTCGATCGCATTCAGGAGGCTATTTACACTTTCAATCGCTATTGCAAGCTCTTCATTTAAGAGAGATGAGACAACAAGAGCTGCCCTGACTTTATTACTTGAGTTTTTACGACAAAACGCAGCAACTGCCTGTTCGGTTTTTCCACCCCCGCGCAGCTCGGAATGAGCAAAGAGCTTTGACTCTCTTAGTGCATTCCATAAAGTATTTGCACCAATGGCCCTTGTATACTCGTCCTCCAAATCGCGCTTCGAAACATATATTGAGTTTTGAGTAAACTCATTTTTTGGAATTCCCAGTCGCACTGAAGTGTGCTGAACAGCGTCAGAATCAATCAGCAAGGAAATAGGGATCCTAAAACCTTTTGGTCCGAATAGTTTATAGATCGGCCACATATCCCCAGAGCCATTTGCTTCTATCAAAGCAATACCAAGTCGGTCAAGATTTCGCCCAGTTACTTCAGCTGCACTCTCAAGGATTATTCGGTCCGAAATCCCCTCGACAGCAACAATCCGCCTAGCGGTTAGGGGCTCCAGTCGCCCGTGAACCCACCACCTTGCAATAATGCGCTCATCTTCTCCGAGAAAGCCCCGTGCTGGCTGGACAACCTGCCCATTGGGCTGAACAACCGCAACGTGCTCTGGCGAAAAGGCTCCAACAATATCAGCCGAGTGGGTTGCAATAATTTTTTGATTAGATTCCTCTTGCAAAACCCGCGCCAGGCTTCTCTGAATCGTCGGATGCAGATGTGTCTCTGGTTCGTCAATACCAACAACACTCGCATCTCTACTGAGGACATCATAAATGGCCACTGCATAAAGCGATCGCATTCCGTCCAAACAATCGATCATATGAGGTGACTTGTTTTGTCGTTTTACCTGAACCCTGATATTGCCAAGTACCTGTGTGCCTATATCGTCTTTTGGTACAAGATGGACTGCATCTTTATTTAGATTGCCAGGCATGGTTTTTATCAGTTTTTCTGCAAGTCTTTCGCGCAGATTTTCCAAAAACGGTGATGCCTCGATTTGCTCACGAAACGACTGAGTTAGAGATGAAAGACCGTGCTGCCTAAGATTCGTTGATTCCATAACGCCACTAAGAACTGTTTTATATTGACTCGCTGTACATGGCACTTCACCCGCATCGAATAACTCCCAACCAATGCCGGTAAGTTGGCTGTCGGCAACAGGCTTTGTTGTGTTGTTATAAAGCACCTCTCGCTTTATTGTTAGCATTTGACTCTCATCAAGAAACGCGCTCAGTGTGAGCTTTATCTCTGATATCCGGTTGTTGTTTATGCCAAACGCAATTTGGATTTTGTCATCAAGATTGTTGATGTCAACGCTGATAATTATTGGTTTTGTTGCATCTCGAAAATGCCACGCCTGGAAGTGACTGTATAACATTGGTGTTGTGGCACTCAGCAGCAGATCAAGGCAGGTCAGAATTGATGTCTTGCCCGAGTCGTTGGCACCAACCAGAACGAGGTGCCGTCGCACCTCAAGTGTTATGTCAGATATCGGAGTGTAATTCGTTATAGTAACTTGTTTTAGCTGCATTAACTTACCCCCCTGCGGCACGTCGCGCTTGCCCGATCTAAATGTCACGCTAAACACCGCACGCATTGTCGTGCCATGTAATTAGAAGTGCCATGTAATCTAAGGTCTGGCCCTGCGCAAACCTAACTCATTCTATATCAGCTCTGCCAAGCTTGCGACGTGAATGTACGGTTACACTCTGCACATCTTGACAAGATATCCAGTGTTTGGCAAGTCATAAATTGTACAGTTGTATTTACTTGCGTGTTTGATCGCTGTGCTGTATAACGGCTGCATGTTTGTTCCTGGCAGTTTTGCTTACGCTTCGGCCTATCTTGCATCCCGGATTCCTGCTCGTTCCTTCCGATACGATTTTTGGTGGCTTGTGGCTTCTCACCTTTGTCGTGGGGCTTATTGGGGTTATCTATTTCATGCATATGCTCATCTTTACGCCGTTGTGCGACAAAGTTGATCATATGGAATACACTGCTAACTTTGGCGTACTTGATCTCGCCACAAGTCATGTCAAATACCGATGTGGGAGAAGATAGCTGATCTGCGCCGATCGCTTACTCTCTCTGGCGTCTTTTTCGTTTACTTCACTCGCAAGGTTTTCTCGTATCGCCTTGGCCTGTCATCGCGTATGTTCATTCTTGGCATATGCGTCCTGCTCTATGGGACGGTCCTAATTTACAGGTTGTCTTTATTGGCCCCTGTGTTTTATGACTTTGTCACTCTTATCGGTGCAGCGGAGTCAATCATCAACCTTTTTATGGCTTTCTTGTTTGCAAAGATACTGTTCCTGAGGTCTGGCGGACTTATGAATTTCACCATGCAACTTCCCTTGAAAAATAAAGAAAGGACTATGGCCCTGACAATCTGCGAAATACTGATTGTCTTTATGGGATTCACGATACTGTATTCACCTGAAGCAATAGTCTCTACCTGGAAAACAGGTCAGCCCGCGTACCTGCTGGTAAATGGGCTTATGCCTGGCTTCATCACCTATATCCTTTGTTCTCTTATATATAATCTCTCGGTTCGTATATTTATCCTCTTCAATCTTTCCCGCTTGTCGCATATTGGCGGTATCATTGTCACAATATTTGCCTTTCTTGGCTTATTGATTTTTGTTGGCCAATCTGTCCAGAGCCTACTCCCCGCGCCGGGCCAGTCAATTAAGCAAGCCTATGACCATTTACAGACAGATGTGTTCTTAATTTTTAACGTCTTCTTCTGGCTTTTTCAACACTATGGCCTGTTGACATCAATACTTGCCTTTCTTATTTCCCTTATTATCCTTTTTCCAGCCCTGATTATCTCTATCCCCTCAAAGTATCCAGATGTACACCGTTTTATAAAATTCCCTGTGCCATTCATTAACTCGACCCTATGGCCGTTTATTGCTGTTTTTATCCGTCGAATTGAATGGTGGGTGGCTGTTGTTGTTTCTATCCTGTCAATACCTCTGGGTGGTTTTGTTCTTATCTTGCTAAATTTACATTTGCTTGCCCTCTTTTCTGCCGGTATCTATATGTTCTCCATGTCTCGCGCCATAAGACTGCTACCTGGATATAGACTTTCTGCAACACGGGAAACTCTGTATATGTTTGCAGCCCAAGCACTATGTATATGCCCGTTTCTTATGCTGGTTCAGCTTGCACTATATATTGCCTCTTTTGCTTCGGGCACTATCGTCCCGCATGACCCAATAAACCTATCTGTTATCTTGATGTTTGGCGTAATACTTCCGACATTTATCGGCATCCTATTTGTTCATAACGAAGATAATCCCGTTCAGGCCTTTGCCGGCTACTTTGTCGTCAGTATTATTGCCATGGTTACGTATCTTGCAATATCCGTCACTGGCCAAATATTCCTTTTGATTCTCTTTACAGAGGCTATTGTTGCCATTCCCCTGACTATCCTTGCTGTTCAGGCGGTTAGAAAAAGCGAGCGTTACGCATGAATATTCTTTCCGTCCAAGATGTTTCGTTTTCATATGATAAATCCACACCAGCTATCTATGGCGTTGATCTTCAGATTGATCCCGGCGAGGTGGTTGGCCTGGTTGGCCCTAACGGGTCAGGTAAGTCAACATTTATAAAACTTGTTTTTGACCTCCTTGAATTGCAAAAAGGGCAGATACAGATCCTGGGCAATAATCACCGTCTCACGACTGCCCGTCTTGCATCTATATACCTGCCGAGCGATGATGACCTTCCAGAATTTCTAACCGGCGATGAATACCTGCGAACACTCTTTAGGCTCTATAAACGACCTTTTGATAAAAACAGTGTATTGCGTGAATTTGACCGCTTCGGCATGCGAGGTCGTGAGCGTAATTTAATAGAGGATTATTCCCACGGCATGCGCAAAAAGCTACAGCTGATTAGTGCATTTCTGCTGCAACTTCCCCTGACTGTTATAGATGAGACAATAAATGGAATTGATCTTGATGCCGTGTATGAGTGTCGTAAATCCATTACGGAACTAAAGTCTCGCGGACACTCTGTTTTACTCTGCACCCATGACTTTTATTTTTTGCAAAAAGTGGCCGATAAAGTCATCGTATTCCATCAGGCCAAACAAATTGCCAGCTTTGCCACACCGTCACACGAA
The sequence above is a segment of the Tropheryma whipplei str. Twist genome. Coding sequences within it:
- the dxr gene encoding 1-deoxy-D-xylulose-5-phosphate reductoisomerase, with amino-acid sequence MQRVIIVGSTGSIGTQAIDFILKNRDSFLVVGLAASTQTSLLREQAQVLGTKNTAQGASEAAELIEATEADVVLNAITGAAGLLSTYATLKTGKRLALANKESLIMGGKYFLDMTTFKGQITPVDSEHSAIAQAMKSGKFSEVNKLILTASGGPFYDRESLEGITLKDALDHPTWNMGPMISINSATMFNKGLEIIEAHLLFGIPYSQIDVVIHPQSIVHSMVEYKDGSVIAQASVADMTLPIGYALSWPNRALNAVRPLEWGARQRWDFLPPTENSMRSINLARRAGEAGGVYPAVLNASNECAVEAFMAGKISFARIIHVTETVFNLYTKQHTNRESAKNPIEVILEEDARTRELAKTVIENMSAD
- a CDS encoding PP2C family protein-serine/threonine phosphatase — encoded protein: MSNRSTGSDDYIVSGKFSISWASLSHVGHHRESNEDSYSAKPPLWVVADGMGGHACGDIASGVVTSFLSAISSDFVSPQDITGALRQALASLAKKIGSTTAGTTLSGIGLSKVDNQPAWLVLNLGDSRVYCIESGKIRLLTEDHSIVHEMIKSGQITPEEAAIHPYNNIITRAVSFNSEPIPDFSFLPLRSGVRFIICSDGLTKELNDAQIETHATRGSPREAAESLLYAALSAGGRDNITIILLDVHDK
- a CDS encoding ATP-dependent nuclease, producing the protein MTFRSGKRDVPQGGKLMQLKQVTITNYTPISDITLEVRRHLVLVGANDSGKTSILTCLDLLLSATTPMLYSHFQAWHFRDATKPIIISVDINNLDDKIQIAFGINNNRISEIKLTLSAFLDESQMLTIKREVLYNNTTKPVADSQLTGIGWELFDAGEVPCTASQYKTVLSGVMESTNLRQHGLSSLTQSFREQIEASPFLENLRERLAEKLIKTMPGNLNKDAVHLVPKDDIGTQVLGNIRVQVKRQNKSPHMIDCLDGMRSLYAVAIYDVLSRDASVVGIDEPETHLHPTIQRSLARVLQEESNQKIIATHSADIVGAFSPEHVAVVQPNGQVVQPARGFLGEDERIIARWWVHGRLEPLTARRIVAVEGISDRIILESAAEVTGRNLDRLGIALIEANGSGDMWPIYKLFGPKGFRIPISLLIDSDAVQHTSVRLGIPKNEFTQNSIYVSKRDLEDEYTRAIGANTLWNALRESKLFAHSELRGGGKTEQAVAAFCRKNSSNKVRAALVVSSLLNEELAIAIESVNSLLNAIELPR
- a CDS encoding ATP-binding cassette domain-containing protein, with translation MNILSVQDVSFSYDKSTPAIYGVDLQIDPGEVVGLVGPNGSGKSTFIKLVFDLLELQKGQIQILGNNHRLTTARLASIYLPSDDDLPEFLTGDEYLRTLFRLYKRPFDKNSVLREFDRFGMRGRERNLIEDYSHGMRKKLQLISAFLLQLPLTVIDETINGIDLDAVYECRKSITELKSRGHSVLLCTHDFYFLQKVADKVIVFHQAKQIASFATPSHEHLEDRVAEILGVDLHDRGAL